The Niastella koreensis GR20-10 genome includes a window with the following:
- a CDS encoding ATP-binding protein yields MKRSIVIHRKITWLILFSVVSLGIASGFIYSGKKNIEKSNSVINQTYETIEVLQMAITAIFETGTVPDNLLDSLEKVTRENKDLQPALPTLREYIAAKRPAGEIRQLLHYMLDEEKQLLTARKDANVLVNQHVAIVLILGRVGAFLFVVIILLMVNKDITQHKTTQKKLIAAIAEAQQARKMQEQFLANMSHEIRTPMNGIKGMTDLLLETPLSDKQLDMAGMIKRSINTLLVVINDILDFSKIKAGKLHIEKIDFSIREVLNSTQSLFAHSLRSKGLQLQIAIDPTIPDCVIGDPHRLNQVLNNLLSNAIKFTNKGIIKIGVQVQEQTADTTVVRFNVTDTGVGIPEESIGYIFDSFSQAGLDTTRRFGGTGLGLTICKQLLQLQGGDISVTSTVGKGSAFEFYLPYGLTNKQAPDAPATTSTQEYNNLLTGKNVLVAEDNEINQKLIEFVLRKAGGAVTIASNGEEAVQHLLENKTYDLIIMDLQMPKMDGYATTYYIRHQLRLTTPIIAMTATAMKDEQWQCLHAGMNEYMTKPFEFAELYKRIIQLVD; encoded by the coding sequence TTGAAGCGTAGCATTGTTATACATAGAAAGATAACGTGGTTAATTCTATTTTCGGTTGTTTCACTTGGCATAGCAAGCGGTTTTATCTATTCCGGTAAAAAGAATATCGAAAAAAGCAATTCCGTCATCAATCAGACTTATGAGACCATTGAAGTGCTTCAAATGGCTATTACCGCCATATTTGAAACGGGAACTGTGCCTGATAACCTGCTCGATTCGCTGGAAAAAGTGACCCGGGAAAACAAGGACCTCCAGCCCGCCCTGCCCACCCTGCGGGAATACATTGCCGCCAAAAGACCCGCCGGTGAGATCAGGCAATTATTGCATTACATGCTCGACGAGGAAAAGCAATTACTCACTGCCAGAAAGGATGCCAATGTGCTGGTAAATCAGCATGTGGCCATTGTGCTGATCCTGGGCCGCGTGGGCGCGTTTCTTTTTGTGGTGATCATCCTGCTAATGGTAAACAAAGACATCACCCAGCATAAAACCACCCAGAAAAAGCTGATTGCAGCCATTGCAGAAGCGCAACAGGCCCGCAAAATGCAGGAACAATTCCTGGCCAATATGAGCCATGAAATAAGAACGCCCATGAACGGCATCAAGGGTATGACCGATCTGTTGCTGGAAACCCCGCTGTCAGACAAACAGCTTGACATGGCCGGCATGATAAAACGCTCCATCAATACACTGCTGGTGGTGATCAACGACATCCTCGATTTCTCAAAAATAAAAGCCGGCAAATTACATATTGAAAAGATCGACTTCAGCATTCGCGAGGTATTGAACAGTACGCAGTCGCTTTTTGCGCATTCGTTGCGCTCAAAAGGACTGCAATTGCAAATTGCCATCGACCCAACTATTCCGGATTGTGTTATTGGCGATCCGCACCGGTTGAACCAGGTATTGAACAACCTGCTGAGCAATGCCATCAAGTTCACCAATAAGGGTATTATAAAGATCGGGGTGCAGGTACAGGAACAAACCGCCGACACCACAGTCGTTCGCTTCAACGTAACAGATACCGGCGTAGGCATTCCCGAAGAAAGCATCGGTTATATTTTCGACAGCTTTTCACAGGCCGGCCTGGATACCACCAGGCGTTTTGGCGGAACCGGTCTGGGCCTTACCATTTGCAAACAATTGCTGCAATTACAGGGCGGCGATATTTCAGTAACCAGCACCGTGGGCAAGGGTTCTGCTTTTGAATTCTATCTGCCCTACGGGTTAACCAACAAACAGGCGCCCGATGCACCGGCCACCACCAGCACGCAGGAATACAACAACCTGTTGACCGGTAAAAATGTACTGGTAGCGGAGGACAATGAAATAAATCAAAAGCTGATTGAATTTGTGCTGCGCAAGGCAGGCGGCGCTGTAACCATTGCCAGTAACGGCGAGGAAGCCGTGCAGCACTTACTGGAAAACAAGACCTACGACCTGATCATCATGGACCTGCAGATGCCCAAAATGGATGGCTATGCCACTACCTACTATATCCGCCATCAACTGCGGTTAACCACGCCCATCATTGCCATGACGGCTACAGCCATGAAAGATGAACAATGGCAATGCTTACACGCAGGCATGAACGAATACATGACGAAACCGTTTGAGTTTGCGGAGCTGTATAAGCGGATTATTCAATTAGTTGATTGA
- a CDS encoding FecR family protein yields the protein MATTNNRLAELAFKRLTHDLSETESFELNRILQEPGKQKLFEEMMDPPRMEAEVKKLEEADRHMPASWQQIKAAYHFNNKSIGWKRYARVAAVVLPLAGIAAWYFFIKPAAQTTATVTPAPAKTQYASNEPKSEKAVWKRAAGLAVSLDDLKNGVAYSSGVPVTKNDSELVYSSARRSDIPLPDTVQTLRGGYYRLRLPDGSKVVLNSASTVFFAAAFGGNDRQVSINGEAWFEVAKDARPFYVHASGMKIQVYGTRFNVQAYPDEDVKTSLLEGSVKVTAGKQNLSLKPGEQAVLTRKKKLEKVTDSSAIKKAIAWKNGAFLFENDDLRTILDQLGRRYNLDVEYKGDLPNKTFDGTFYRKDPVEYILGVLQERTGIRFIKEGNKIIIKP from the coding sequence ATGGCTACTACGAACAACAGGTTAGCTGAATTAGCATTCAAGCGCCTGACACATGACCTTTCCGAAACAGAAAGTTTTGAACTAAACCGGATTCTTCAGGAGCCGGGCAAACAAAAGCTCTTTGAGGAAATGATGGATCCTCCGCGAATGGAGGCGGAAGTAAAAAAGCTGGAGGAAGCTGACAGGCATATGCCTGCCTCCTGGCAGCAAATAAAAGCGGCTTACCACTTCAACAATAAAAGTATTGGCTGGAAAAGATATGCCAGGGTTGCTGCAGTGGTGCTGCCACTTGCTGGTATTGCGGCCTGGTATTTCTTTATTAAACCGGCGGCCCAAACCACTGCAACGGTTACGCCTGCCCCGGCCAAAACACAATATGCCAGTAATGAACCTAAATCTGAAAAAGCAGTTTGGAAGCGGGCTGCCGGCCTGGCGGTATCTCTCGACGATTTAAAGAATGGCGTGGCGTACTCAAGTGGTGTGCCCGTAACCAAGAACGACAGTGAACTGGTATACTCGTCTGCCCGGCGTAGCGACATCCCACTACCTGATACCGTGCAAACGCTGAGGGGCGGGTATTACCGGTTGCGGTTGCCCGATGGCAGTAAAGTAGTGTTGAACAGCGCCTCTACAGTTTTCTTTGCCGCGGCATTTGGTGGTAACGACCGCCAGGTATCGATAAATGGCGAAGCCTGGTTTGAAGTGGCAAAAGACGCCCGCCCATTTTATGTACATGCATCGGGTATGAAAATACAGGTCTATGGCACCAGGTTCAATGTACAGGCCTATCCGGATGAAGATGTAAAAACCTCCTTATTGGAAGGAAGTGTGAAAGTGACGGCAGGTAAACAGAACCTGTCCCTGAAACCGGGCGAACAGGCGGTGCTTACCAGAAAGAAGAAACTGGAGAAGGTTACAGATTCATCAGCGATAAAAAAGGCCATAGCCTGGAAGAATGGCGCCTTTCTGTTCGAGAATGATGATCTTAGAACCATCCTCGATCAGTTGGGACGCAGGTATAACCTCGATGTGGAATACAAAGGAGATTTGCCAAATAAAACCTTTGACGGCACCTTTTACCGCAAGGATCCTGTAGAATATATTCTGGGGGTTTTACAGGAACGCACCGGTATAAGATTTATCAAAGAAGGCAATAAAATAATTATAAAACCTTAA
- a CDS encoding SusC/RagA family TonB-linked outer membrane protein, whose protein sequence is MKTYLIAAVFCLFAETAGYSQSQQRVSPHYISVRYSNKSLSVVIRDLANSNGLGYIMDAECKNYTVPVNINIDNATLVEVLDSIFKNQPVTYNLSPRTIMVVPRDVTVQVTNWEGIPLEGVTVTSANRFGKTNKNGEFILKEGTCNPFIICSCIGYESETHYQYGNTKDTFKLKINPVTQDTVIRINTGYQMLPKERATGSYATISKKTLERQVATSILTKMEGRAPGLLLNKNRMPGTNLPFISIRGQSTISANTEPLYVLDNLPYYGDIANINPNDIENITVLKDAAATSIWGARAGNGVVVLTTKKGSDVQKPILELGSSLTVTAKPDLWYLPALSSKEYLDLNSNLFVHGFYDDMLNSSYLLVPPDVDILQQAKMGLITEKEKNAQLEQLGAKDVRNELNRLLYQPGLINRHTLSLTGGSENLKYYVGGGFENEKMTQVNSYRQRTTVTGNLTYSKRRYEFGIQGFFTDNRSRVHPMPDGLYPYSELENANGGPGEVPRDLKDSYKASVENVLQDWAYRPWQEYRANAVFKKGRHTRLTFTGKLNISRNLNVLLIYERQEGSDEINTLKGAASYYARNLQNRFAVNNGGVAQYLVPLGGVLDLETNEYTANKARLQINYEWNKHRNFRISALGGVEYAKFKTDSSVMRYFGYFGDLNRATPGTKFDARYPLFYDNSSTDLVPNYNHAGSGFDFYPSVFLNAAITVWRRYMVTVSGRMDQSNLFGVKTNNQTIPLCSIGGKWNAGDESFYPFSFLPYCTIRASFGYSGNVDKRTTAYTTAVAGPANRYNAIPMEIINPDNPYLRWERSGLFNACIELADRRRQWELSFEYYQRKSTLLLAPGAQDPTLGSSFFWGNNAAMVGNGFDFSLATNHAFGRKWRLNNLLLISKTTNKVTRYDNPFKEAWYYTDAGFLSPNTGASVYSLYAYKWGGLDTAGDPRGYLNGQLSKNYDSIQSSSPNSLLRAGSSVPVYFGSLYTSLGYGRFTFGATLIFKAKYYFRRSSVNYNEPLNASAAGLDDYSMRWQHPGDETNTYVPSLNTDPARNLFYSNTQVLVEKGDQLRLHDVSLSYSIPATMLKKCRLQAMSFYLIGNNLGFIWKAAPGKIDPDYLTGSPEPRSVTVGMKCVF, encoded by the coding sequence ATGAAAACATATTTGATTGCTGCCGTGTTTTGCTTATTTGCAGAAACGGCAGGGTATAGCCAAAGCCAACAGCGCGTTTCACCGCATTACATCTCCGTTCGCTATAGCAACAAATCCCTTTCTGTTGTGATCCGGGATCTGGCTAATAGTAACGGACTGGGGTATATAATGGATGCCGAATGTAAGAATTACACGGTTCCTGTCAATATCAATATAGACAATGCTACGCTCGTAGAGGTACTTGACTCCATCTTCAAAAATCAGCCTGTAACATATAACCTGTCACCGCGCACTATTATGGTGGTTCCACGTGACGTAACGGTGCAGGTAACCAATTGGGAAGGTATACCCCTGGAAGGAGTGACGGTAACAAGCGCCAATCGTTTTGGTAAAACAAATAAGAACGGGGAGTTTATCCTGAAGGAAGGCACCTGTAATCCTTTTATCATTTGTAGTTGTATAGGGTATGAGTCTGAGACCCATTATCAGTATGGTAATACGAAGGATACATTTAAATTAAAGATCAATCCCGTTACACAGGATACTGTCATCAGGATCAACACGGGTTACCAGATGCTCCCCAAAGAACGCGCCACCGGCTCTTACGCCACCATTTCAAAAAAAACACTGGAACGGCAGGTTGCTACATCCATCCTCACCAAAATGGAAGGCCGGGCGCCGGGCCTCCTGCTGAACAAGAACCGCATGCCGGGCACCAACCTTCCGTTTATCTCTATCCGCGGGCAAAGCACTATCTCGGCCAATACGGAGCCCTTGTATGTGCTGGATAACCTGCCTTACTATGGCGATATCGCGAATATCAATCCCAACGACATCGAAAACATTACCGTGTTGAAGGATGCGGCAGCCACCTCGATATGGGGGGCTCGTGCCGGTAATGGGGTAGTGGTGCTGACCACCAAAAAGGGAAGTGACGTGCAGAAACCCATCCTTGAACTGGGCAGTTCGCTTACCGTAACGGCAAAGCCCGACCTTTGGTACCTGCCGGCGCTTAGCTCAAAAGAATATCTTGACCTCAACAGTAATCTTTTTGTGCATGGTTTTTATGACGACATGCTGAACTCCAGCTATTTGTTGGTGCCACCGGACGTGGACATACTGCAACAGGCAAAAATGGGGCTTATTACCGAAAAGGAAAAGAATGCACAACTGGAACAATTGGGTGCAAAGGATGTACGCAATGAACTGAACCGGTTGTTGTATCAGCCAGGATTAATCAACCGGCATACGCTGAGCCTTACCGGTGGCTCTGAAAACCTGAAATACTATGTAGGCGGTGGTTTTGAAAATGAAAAGATGACCCAGGTAAATTCCTACCGCCAGCGAACCACGGTAACCGGTAATCTCACCTACAGTAAGCGTCGCTACGAGTTCGGCATTCAGGGTTTCTTTACCGACAACCGGTCCAGGGTACATCCCATGCCCGACGGCTTGTATCCCTATTCTGAATTGGAGAATGCAAATGGTGGTCCCGGAGAAGTTCCGCGTGATCTGAAAGACTCCTATAAGGCCAGTGTGGAGAACGTGTTACAGGATTGGGCTTACCGTCCCTGGCAGGAATACCGGGCGAATGCAGTTTTTAAAAAAGGGCGGCATACGCGGTTGACCTTTACAGGTAAATTAAATATTTCCCGTAATTTAAATGTGCTGCTGATCTATGAACGCCAGGAGGGTTCAGATGAAATAAATACGCTCAAGGGAGCGGCTTCCTATTATGCGCGCAATTTACAAAACAGGTTTGCTGTGAATAACGGCGGGGTGGCGCAATATCTTGTTCCGTTGGGCGGCGTGTTGGACCTGGAAACCAATGAATACACCGCCAATAAAGCGCGTTTACAGATCAATTATGAATGGAATAAACACCGGAATTTTCGCATCTCGGCATTAGGTGGAGTGGAGTATGCAAAGTTTAAAACCGACAGCTCCGTGATGCGGTATTTCGGGTATTTTGGCGATCTCAACAGGGCTACTCCGGGGACAAAATTCGATGCGCGTTATCCCTTGTTCTACGATAATAGTTCCACTGACCTGGTCCCTAATTACAATCATGCCGGTTCCGGTTTTGATTTTTATCCTTCTGTGTTTTTGAATGCCGCAATTACCGTGTGGCGCCGGTATATGGTAACGGTCAGCGGGCGCATGGATCAATCCAATTTGTTTGGGGTGAAAACAAATAATCAGACTATTCCGCTTTGTTCTATAGGGGGGAAATGGAATGCAGGGGATGAATCGTTTTATCCTTTTTCATTTTTGCCTTACTGCACTATCCGGGCCTCGTTTGGCTATAGTGGTAATGTAGACAAACGGACCACGGCGTATACTACTGCTGTAGCGGGGCCAGCCAACCGGTATAATGCCATTCCCATGGAAATTATCAATCCCGATAATCCTTATCTCCGTTGGGAAAGAAGCGGTTTATTTAATGCCTGCATAGAACTGGCAGACCGGAGGCGGCAATGGGAGTTAAGTTTTGAATACTATCAACGGAAGTCAACCTTATTATTGGCGCCGGGCGCCCAGGACCCGACCCTGGGCAGTAGCTTTTTCTGGGGTAACAATGCCGCTATGGTAGGCAACGGGTTCGATTTCAGTTTGGCAACCAATCATGCCTTTGGCCGTAAATGGCGGCTGAATAATTTGTTGCTGATCAGTAAAACCACCAATAAGGTTACCCGTTATGATAACCCTTTTAAAGAAGCCTGGTATTATACAGATGCTGGCTTTTTAAGCCCGAATACTGGCGCATCAGTTTACTCCCTGTACGCTTATAAGTGGGGTGGGTTGGATACTGCCGGTGATCCCCGGGGGTATCTGAATGGGCAGTTGAGCAAGAACTACGATTCCATTCAGTCTTCTTCTCCTAATAGTCTTTTGCGTGCCGGTTCGTCGGTGCCTGTTTATTTTGGCAGTTTATATACATCCCTTGGGTATGGCCGGTTTACCTTCGGGGCTACACTGATCTTTAAAGCAAAATATTATTTCAGGCGAAGCTCGGTCAACTACAACGAGCCATTAAATGCGTCTGCGGCAGGCCTGGATGATTATTCCATGCGTTGGCAGCACCCGGGAGATGAAACCAACACCTATGTGCCCTCGCTGAATACTGATCCTGCCAGGAATTTGTTTTACAGCAACACCCAGGTGCTGGTAGAAAAAGGAGATCAGCTGCGGTTGCACGATGTGTCGTTGAGCTATAGTATTCCTGCAACCATGCTGAAGAAATGCAGGCTGCAGGCGATGAGTTTTTATTTGATCGGCAATAACCTGGGCTTTATCTGGAAGGCAGCACCAGGAAAGATAGATCCGGATTATCTCACGGGCAGTCCTGAGCCCAGGAGCGTTACAGTAGGGATGAAATGCGTTTTCTAA
- a CDS encoding RagB/SusD family nutrient uptake outer membrane protein, translating to MKYTVAIILIVLQITACQKKDLLTEKQGTALIVPTTPGDMQGLLDNEDVFGPTTSLNFICADEFYFTDAALTGMKQSIANAYRYQRFNFEDDEVVPDWNNAYTQAYYTNNVLAGIKKLRGSIDDKILNPLEGDAYFKRSFAFFNVAQVFALPYNAATAAEATGIPLRLTIDPDEGLKRRTIEVTYDTIINDLLKAVDLLPPAIDQLHRNRSCKPAAYALLARVYLSMGAWGQALSAAKNSLAGYDSLIDFNAVIANATLLVSATNAETLYQSKMPSDDDVLYDAIVNRQALVEPTLLALYKTGDLRRTVFFTRSSTAGFKPGYYGKIEPFTGLGVAELYLIMAECLARQGDVNNAMYYLNKLLKSRWKAGQYISYTAASPEDALNVILQERRKELVFRGLRYTDVRRLNQTPQSHSLLRTVQGNTYELPPNDLKFALPIPEQVLRLSKNSQIKQNEY from the coding sequence ATGAAATATACAGTCGCAATTATATTAATCGTTTTACAAATAACCGCCTGTCAAAAAAAGGACTTATTAACAGAAAAGCAGGGGACTGCACTTATTGTACCTACCACGCCTGGTGATATGCAGGGCCTGCTGGATAATGAAGATGTATTTGGACCTACTACTTCTTTAAATTTTATCTGTGCCGATGAATTTTATTTTACAGATGCTGCTTTAACGGGTATGAAACAAAGCATTGCGAACGCCTACCGGTATCAGCGCTTTAATTTTGAGGACGATGAGGTAGTGCCCGACTGGAACAATGCCTACACCCAGGCTTACTATACCAACAATGTGCTGGCGGGAATAAAAAAGTTACGGGGTAGCATTGATGATAAGATCTTAAATCCCCTGGAAGGAGATGCTTATTTTAAACGCAGCTTTGCGTTTTTTAATGTAGCCCAGGTATTCGCGCTGCCTTACAATGCGGCAACTGCTGCAGAGGCGACTGGTATTCCCCTCCGGCTCACTATTGATCCGGATGAAGGGTTGAAACGAAGGACTATAGAGGTTACTTATGACACAATCATAAATGATTTGTTGAAGGCTGTTGATCTGCTGCCCCCCGCTATCGACCAGCTGCATCGCAATCGAAGCTGTAAGCCTGCAGCTTATGCTTTACTGGCCCGGGTTTATTTAAGTATGGGCGCCTGGGGCCAGGCATTAAGTGCAGCGAAAAATTCATTGGCTGGATATGACTCATTGATCGATTTTAATGCAGTCATTGCGAATGCAACTTTACTTGTGAGCGCTACCAATGCAGAAACGCTTTATCAAAGCAAGATGCCAAGCGATGATGATGTGTTATATGATGCTATCGTCAATAGGCAGGCATTGGTTGAGCCAACTTTGTTGGCTTTATACAAGACGGGGGATTTGCGGCGTACCGTGTTTTTTACAAGATCCTCGACCGCCGGGTTTAAACCTGGTTATTATGGAAAAATAGAACCATTTACCGGATTGGGTGTAGCTGAATTGTATCTTATTATGGCGGAATGTCTGGCTCGTCAGGGTGATGTAAATAACGCGATGTACTATTTAAATAAATTATTAAAAAGCCGTTGGAAGGCAGGACAATATATTTCCTACACGGCAGCGTCACCCGAAGATGCGCTGAATGTAATACTCCAGGAGCGAAGAAAGGAGCTAGTCTTTCGCGGACTCAGGTATACTGATGTGCGGCGGTTAAACCAAACACCGCAATCGCATTCACTGTTACGCACAGTGCAGGGAAATACCTATGAGCTGCCGCCCAACGACTTGAAATTTGCATTACCGATACCGGAGCAGGTACTCCGGTTAAGTAAAAACAGTCAGATAAAACAAAACGAATATTGA
- a CDS encoding (2Fe-2S)-binding protein: MITLTVNNQSYKVDVEPAMPLLWVLRDVLHLTGTKYGCGMAQCGACTVHLNGEAVRSCVTPVSRAVNQKVITIEGLSANSSHPLQKAWAEEDVPQCGYCQSGQIMAAAVLLRENPNPTDQDIDNAMSGNICRCGTYQRIRKAIHRAASLQKEGGVQ, encoded by the coding sequence ATGATCACTCTAACTGTGAACAATCAATCTTATAAGGTTGATGTAGAACCTGCCATGCCATTGCTTTGGGTGTTGCGCGATGTGTTGCATTTAACGGGCACCAAGTATGGTTGTGGTATGGCGCAATGCGGCGCCTGCACCGTGCATTTGAATGGTGAAGCGGTTCGCTCCTGTGTAACGCCCGTTTCGCGGGCGGTAAATCAAAAAGTAATTACTATCGAAGGACTATCCGCCAATAGCAGCCATCCTTTACAAAAGGCCTGGGCCGAAGAAGATGTGCCGCAATGTGGTTATTGCCAAAGCGGGCAGATTATGGCCGCTGCGGTATTGTTGCGCGAAAACCCCAACCCCACCGACCAGGACATCGACAATGCCATGAGTGGGAATATCTGCCGCTGCGGTACTTACCAACGTATTCGCAAAGCCATTCACCGCGCAGCCAGTCTGCAAAAAGAAGGAGGTGTACAATGA
- a CDS encoding xanthine dehydrogenase family protein molybdopterin-binding subunit, giving the protein MSTHTFSRRRFLQTSGTLTGGLLVLFFIPASAKRLGEKMAGTEDVLFAPNAYLSITPDNNIRIMLAHVEMGQGVWTTLPMLMAEELDCDWNKIIVEHAPPGQPFVHTAYGIQITGGSSSTWSEFDRYRNAGATARALLLTAAANKFNVPVTSLRTEKGYVIAGDKRVPYGELAEAASKLPPPASVQLKDKKDWQYLGKPMRRLDAKAKANGEAKFGLDVIFPDMLVAVVAHSPVFGGTVKTFDATAAKAIKGVRDVVKVPTGVAVIADHFWAAKKGRDVLKIDWDPGAGNSFGTTTQFEEYRKLAATKGIPAGKAGRVDEAMGKATKKITAEYVFPYLAHAPMEPLNCTVKITGNSAEIWTGTQMPGLDQMAAAKILGFEPSQVTLHVQFLGGGFGRRATPTADFVSEAVQVAKASGKFIKLVWSREDDIRGGYYRPAFLHQVNIGVGNDGMPAAWQHSIVGQSIVAGTPFQGMIKDGIDATSVEGVNDSPYLESIPNYAFELHSPKTPVTVLWWRSVGHTHTAFVMETLIDELAAAAGKDPVVYRRSLLKSKRHLGVLELAAEKAGWNNPLPAGQFRGIAVHESFGSFVAQVAEISIDQGQLKVHRVVCAVDCGTAINPDGVRAQMESGIIFGLTAVLYGEITLENGKVQQRNFHDYKMLRMNEAPLMEVHILESGEKMGGAGEPGTPPIAPAVANAIFAATGKRVRQLPLKPSDLKTM; this is encoded by the coding sequence ATGAGCACTCATACTTTCAGCCGCCGCCGTTTTTTACAAACCAGTGGCACGCTTACGGGCGGTTTGCTGGTGTTGTTCTTTATTCCGGCCAGCGCCAAACGGCTGGGCGAAAAAATGGCTGGTACAGAAGATGTACTGTTTGCACCCAACGCCTATTTGAGTATTACGCCGGATAACAACATCAGAATAATGCTGGCGCATGTGGAAATGGGTCAGGGCGTATGGACCACCTTGCCCATGCTGATGGCTGAGGAACTGGATTGTGACTGGAATAAAATAATTGTAGAACACGCCCCACCGGGTCAGCCGTTTGTACACACGGCTTATGGCATTCAGATAACAGGCGGCTCCAGCTCTACCTGGTCGGAGTTTGACCGGTACCGCAACGCCGGTGCAACGGCAAGAGCCTTGTTGTTAACAGCAGCCGCCAATAAATTCAATGTGCCCGTTACCTCCCTGCGCACCGAAAAAGGATATGTAATCGCAGGCGACAAACGCGTCCCTTACGGCGAACTGGCTGAAGCTGCCAGCAAACTGCCGCCACCGGCAAGCGTTCAGTTAAAAGATAAAAAAGACTGGCAATACCTGGGCAAACCCATGCGGCGCCTCGATGCAAAAGCCAAAGCCAATGGGGAAGCCAAATTCGGGCTGGATGTAATCTTCCCGGATATGCTGGTAGCTGTAGTAGCGCATTCCCCGGTTTTTGGCGGAACCGTAAAAACCTTCGACGCCACCGCAGCCAAAGCGATCAAAGGCGTACGGGATGTAGTGAAAGTGCCTACCGGTGTGGCTGTGATAGCCGATCATTTCTGGGCGGCTAAAAAAGGAAGGGATGTGTTGAAAATTGACTGGGACCCGGGCGCCGGCAATAGCTTCGGCACAACCACACAATTTGAGGAATACCGGAAACTGGCTGCCACCAAAGGCATTCCTGCCGGTAAAGCCGGAAGGGTTGATGAAGCGATGGGCAAAGCAACTAAAAAGATCACGGCAGAATATGTGTTCCCTTACCTGGCGCATGCGCCCATGGAACCCCTGAACTGCACGGTTAAAATAACCGGTAATAGCGCCGAGATCTGGACCGGCACCCAAATGCCGGGGCTCGATCAAATGGCGGCGGCAAAAATCCTGGGCTTTGAACCCAGCCAGGTAACCCTGCATGTACAGTTCCTGGGCGGGGGTTTTGGCAGAAGGGCCACGCCTACTGCCGATTTTGTAAGTGAAGCGGTACAGGTAGCTAAGGCAAGCGGAAAATTCATAAAGCTGGTGTGGTCGCGGGAAGATGATATTCGCGGCGGGTATTACCGGCCGGCGTTTTTGCACCAGGTAAATATAGGAGTGGGCAACGATGGTATGCCCGCCGCGTGGCAGCATTCGATCGTTGGTCAGTCGATAGTGGCCGGTACGCCTTTTCAGGGCATGATAAAGGATGGCATAGATGCCACTTCGGTAGAAGGCGTAAACGATTCGCCCTACCTGGAATCAATTCCCAATTATGCTTTTGAACTGCATTCGCCCAAAACCCCGGTCACTGTTTTGTGGTGGCGCTCTGTTGGGCATACCCACACTGCGTTTGTAATGGAAACGCTGATAGATGAACTGGCTGCGGCCGCCGGCAAAGACCCGGTGGTGTATCGCCGCAGTCTGCTGAAAAGCAAACGGCACCTCGGCGTGCTGGAACTGGCTGCAGAGAAAGCGGGCTGGAACAATCCTTTACCCGCAGGTCAATTCCGGGGCATAGCCGTGCATGAATCGTTTGGCAGTTTTGTGGCGCAGGTGGCCGAGATCTCCATTGACCAGGGTCAGTTGAAAGTACACCGCGTGGTTTGTGCGGTTGATTGCGGCACCGCCATCAACCCCGACGGCGTGCGGGCGCAAATGGAAAGTGGGATCATTTTCGGATTAACGGCGGTGTTGTATGGCGAGATCACGCTGGAAAACGGGAAAGTGCAGCAACGGAATTTTCATGATTATAAAATGCTGCGCATGAACGAAGCGCCGCTGATGGAAGTGCACATCCTGGAAAGTGGCGAGAAAATGGGTGGCGCCGGTGAACCGGGCACTCCGCCTATAGCGCCTGCTGTTGCCAACGCCATATTTGCAGCTACCGGAAAGCGCGTGCGTCAATTACCATTAAAACCTTCTGATCTGAAAACAATGTGA
- a CDS encoding RNA polymerase sigma factor — protein sequence MKDFLNDEEAMFRGIINRNEFIVNKFFEWMYPKLYLVARKYLDDEHDANDAVTDVFLKFLEKEEAYEDFGHIVKVLFLRVYWAGKNKMNFIKSDNRRRAITDLSEVSDTEAPVEEAMVQAEFYSLVKEKLETLPAADQLILKEYFFEGKQCPEIARILEVKDSLVYNRKDRAIKKLQAIFVGKNMIIILFLFHPPK from the coding sequence ATGAAGGATTTTCTGAATGATGAAGAAGCCATGTTCCGTGGGATCATTAACCGGAATGAGTTTATCGTTAATAAGTTTTTTGAATGGATGTACCCCAAATTATACCTGGTAGCCAGAAAGTACCTGGATGATGAGCATGATGCCAATGATGCAGTCACGGATGTCTTTTTGAAGTTTCTGGAAAAAGAGGAGGCGTATGAAGACTTTGGCCATATTGTAAAAGTCCTGTTTCTGAGAGTGTATTGGGCGGGTAAGAACAAAATGAACTTTATTAAAAGCGATAACAGGCGCCGGGCCATAACCGATTTGTCTGAAGTGTCGGACACGGAAGCGCCTGTTGAAGAAGCTATGGTCCAGGCTGAATTTTACAGCCTGGTTAAAGAAAAACTGGAAACCCTGCCAGCTGCGGACCAATTGATCTTAAAAGAATACTTTTTTGAAGGAAAGCAATGCCCTGAAATAGCCCGCATTTTAGAAGTAAAGGACAGCCTGGTATATAACCGGAAGGACCGGGCTATTAAAAAACTACAAGCCATATTTGTAGGTAAGAATATGATAATCATATTGTTTCTGTTTCACCCGCCTAAGTAA